The Acyrthosiphon pisum isolate AL4f unplaced genomic scaffold, pea_aphid_22Mar2018_4r6ur Scaffold_21109;HRSCAF=23054, whole genome shotgun sequence genomic sequence GGACCTGCCTTCCTCTCCAAGGAAGATAGCACGTGGCCACCATGTTCCACACTCAGCGTGCCACATTCGACGAACCTCGAAATCCGGCACACCACTCTGTTGTTAATCTCAGCCACTACTATCTTCGACCAACTGTTTCTCCGGATTTCTTCACTGCGAAAAATTATCCGCATCGTCGCCTACTGTATACGAGTAGTTGTCCGAGAAAAGCAAAGTACCAGAAACCTGTCGCCTACGGAGCTAGCTCATGCTTTGAAAGTTATTATACTTGCCGTGCAACAAAACGCATTTGCTGATGAACTTACACGGCTCCGAGATCCAAAGAACAAAAGTATCAGTAAACTCCGTGCCCTAAATCCATTCATTGATGAACGTGAACTTATTCGAGTTGGAGGTCGATTAGTTCACGCAGACATTCCTTATGAACAGAAACATCCCATACTCTTGCCACGCTCACATCGATTCACAGATCTGCTCATCGACGACTTCCATTTACAACATAAACATCCTGGAGCTACAACACTACAATCAATCATTCAACAACAATATTGGATCATAGCTAGTCGACAAGTCATCAAATCTCGACTCCGACTCTGCATCGCTTGTTACAGACTCCGTCCTCGTAGCGTTCAGCCAGTCATGGGGAACCTACCAAAGTTTCGGCTGCAGCAAATCAAACCGTTTGTCGTCACAGGAGTTGACTATGCCGGACCAATAGCTTTGAAAACGTCAACAACTCGCCGAGCTATCCCATGCCAAGCGTACATATGTCTATTTGTCTGCATGACAACCAAAGCACTACATTTGGAACTCGCTTCGGATTTATCCACAGAAGTGTTTTTGATGGCTATGTGTCGGTTCATTTCCCGCCGTGGCCCTGTTGAACAAATACATAGTGATTGTGGCACTAACTTTGTGGGTGCAGCAAACTTATTCCACACCGTTGACAACTTCACTCGATCCACAGAGTATCAGACAAAATGCCGAGACTACCTCACTGAACGTAACATCAGCTGGCATTTCAACCCACCATCTGTCCCTCACTTTGGAGGACTGTGGGAGGCTGGAGTCAAATCGGTCAAAACGTTACTATATCGAACTCTCGGGCTCCAGAGACTAAAATACGAGGAACTCGCTACATTATTGAGTCGAATCGAAGCGACATTAAACTCAAGACCATTGGGGGCGCTGAGTCATGACCCTCGCGACTTCGAGGCGCTCACGCCCAGTCATTTTTTAACTCTAATGCCCAGCACGGCGATTGTTGAACCAAACATAGACTCAGTCCCATTATCACGTCTCCAGCGTTGGAGACTCATCAAGGATCTACACACCCATTTCTGGAAACGTTGGCAGCGTGATTACTTGCAAACCCTACAACGTCGAAGCAAATGGTCACTTGGTCAAGAGAACATCACGGTGGATACGCTAGTCCTCATTCGAGAACCAACTACGTCTCTAAGCTGGAAACTCGGCCGGATCACGCAACTTCACCCCGGTCTGGACGGTGTGGTTCGAGTAGCAACGGTTCAGACAGCAAACGGTCTTCTCAAACGACCAACAGTGAAGCTATGCCCACTACCTATATGTTGAATGCGGGGTGCATTCAAGGCGGGCAGTATGTTACGACACATCGTAATTCAGATTATCGCGTTGCCGCGACCAAAAGTCCACGACTGAACCCCCCCGCAAGCCCCGCGTGCCCGTGNNNNNNNNNNNNNNNNNNNNNNNNNNNNNNNNNNNNNNNNNNNNNNNNNNTAATAAACTGATACAGATTAAGtgcgtgttattattatatattataaacggttAATACAAAATCTAACCACctgaaaattgaaacataatttattataaaattaaaaattacagtttatgaataaaaacaggggaaaaaaaaaacaaaaaaaatgtagaccCATGGTATAGTGGACTATGACACTGGGTGTAGTATTAACATACATACTTACCCTAAATCTAAATTTAACAAACTCTACACTCAACGCCTTAGTCCACTAGGCCGTGGGTCTACAAGTTATTTAATTCCTATTTGCGTATATaggttaaaataatgaaaaaaaaaaattaaacagtatgataaaaatggaaaacagtaaatatatttgtatgggtaaaaaataataataatcactgaGTGAatatctcttttttttttttttggtaacattTGAATTGGAAAAAGAAAACGATAAAAACTGGGATAGAAAGCAGCCAAAAATCTGATCGTTCAAGCGGGAAAGTCGTGGATAACCGTttttaaatctccctgtaacAGTAAAAAACTGGGATAGTAAGCACCCACAAATCTGATCGATCAAGGGGGAAAGTCGTGGATAACCGTttttaaatctccctgtaattgtAAAAACTGGGATAGAACCTACAAATACTACCTACTGTTGACGACCGCCTTGCCGAGACCTTAAAAACGAAATtactatctagcgaaacctcagctaAGTGGTCCGACTGTTCACCGCGCGGGCGTCCAAGGTATCTGCCCAGGCGATATGTTCGGACACGCCGGCGCTCTTCATCGACCCAGGCCGGGTAATCGATTGGCGCCGTCCGCGTCTATGGTGATCGCTGTAGGCCTACCGGACTGcctatctactatctagcgaaacctcagacAGTGGGTCGAGTGGGAACCGCGCTCGCGACCGTCAAAAGTGCTGGCCGCGAGAGCGCTTCGTACCGACCCGCTAACGATGTTGCCTATCTATTATCTAGATGTGCCGAAACCGGGTATCTGGTCGGGGACGGGCGCGCGACCGGTGACCACCTGTTGGTATGCTGGTCGCGCGTGCGTCTTGCGGCTCGGTGCGGGGTTGAAACACGGTCGGTCGGCTGCGTTACGGCGCCCCAGGCCCTCGAGCTCGCAGTCCTCGTTCTCATGAACCGCCTTATGTCGTAAAAGTCCTCGGACTACGTAGTGATGAAATGTTTAACCAACGATACGATGGTGCTAGCGTGCTAATGGCATAGATCCAGAGACCTTCTGGTTCCCCGTTACGATCGCCCACGGCATCATCTCAGGCGCCGCTATCATGCACCAACAATATCGTCGCTTGAAATGCATCCGGTTACCGGTCGCTTCAAACGTTGACGCTCTTAGGGCGGTGTAGAACCTAGGTTCCAGAACCTGAATTGCAGCCCGGGCGGACCGAGGTGCAGACGCTCGATGAATTAGAGAAATACTTATCTTGAACGCAGGCTCCGAGGGGAGTTCAACCGCAATATTGAATGCCGATCCCCGGACATACCGAGTACTCGCCGGGTAGCCCATGCCCGTTGCCGACGGCAGTTAGTGTGCGGATAATACCCGGAAATCTCGACCAGGCCCAGCTGACTGAGTGTTGAAAAAGTACTCGACAGACCCCCGAAAAACCGTGGGAGTCAACAAAGCACGTGCACCGCGATACCGGGCCCCGGTCACTGCCTTTCCACTTGTACGGCTTGCATAAATCGGTTAAAAGCATCGCGCTCTCTTTGAGGAGTGATGGATATTTTAGTGGCCTCTGAGGAGATACGGAATTTCTGTAGCCTCGGAAGAGATACGAATTATTCAGTGGCCTCAATTGCAGTTGAGGGCTCGACGTTACGGTGGCCATCAGGGCGGGCGAAAAAGATGCCCGGACGCGCTGCCGTGCTTCGGCCGGGCACACCGGGCCGCCGTCTGCAGTGGTGCAGGGGCCCTCATGTCCTcacaatattgaatttattcgtTGAAGCCCCGGGAGCTGGCCGAGGAGAGGTCAGATGACGGCCATTGCGGTCGACCGACGGGTAGTTCCGCCACGGGCGTCTAATATGACGTATTTTTACACCGGAAAACCGTGCGGCGGTAGACGGCGGGCGGTGGACCTCGGCTGAGGGTAACCAAGTAACGCCCGAAAACGAATGTCCGTGCCCTACAGCGAAGTTGTGCCTCGCTCTCGAAGAGCGGACATCACGGGATTGCGTCTCGGACAGAGGCGACAAGGGGTTATCGAAAACCGCCCAAACGACTTTAGGGCGGAGAGAATTAAGACTTGCGATTCGAGGCGAAAAGCCTTGTCAGCGCTCCGGGGCTCAAGTCCCAAAAATCGAACGCATTACAGCCGATATAACACGCTGCTAAAAACAATCTGTAGAACGATAAGTCTTGCATGCCGCATGGCACACGCGAACGGTGAAACACATCGCCGGCCGCGCGCACATTCTACACCTAGCTAGTGAAATGCACCGCCGCGACCAACGGTGTACTGGAAAACGGCCAAATTTGGAAGCTAAAGTATTACCCGAATAAGCATGGACGTCGAGAACGAGGCATTCGAAAGTCGCGGGGGACATTAAGCGGCAGAAAAAGTTAAACCACGAGGCTATATCCGAGCTGGGCGGACGAACGCCTACGGGTGGCGGCAGGCAGGCGAGGAAGAAAACAAGAGGTTTGACTGGATCGGCCTGGCTCACCTCTGCAGGGTTGACGACAACTGTCCGGGTTCCTTCCCACCCGTAGAGCGATCGTCACAAGGCAGTGGAAACATCCTCGTGGGAAGGGCACAAAAACGATTCGTTCCCCCTCGGGACGGCAAGCCACGAAATACGGAGGGTCTCGCCGCAAGGTTTGATGGACCTAGTATCACTGGCCCCGAACGTCCGGTAGGAGACGGACTGAAAGTACTCTCGATCCGTAGATAAGGGTACTTGACGGAAAACCGCTGGACCGGAAAGCGTTTCGAGGTGGGAACGACCCACGGAAACGATCCCGGACTTGCAGAAAACGCGGGTCGGCACATTGGCACGCGCGATGGGCCTCCCGTCCCTGTGACCGGCCGCGCCGAAGGAGACGCCAGGAACCTTGACGGAGCCTAATATTAACTGAGACTCCAGGTCCTCGGGACCAAAAATCGCTTAGTCGCCCGTGGGAGGAAATATGGGCTGATATTTCGGCACAGACGCGGGCCAACGGCTAAAAAGCCCATACCGACAGTCATGCGGGAATCATTCCTATGAACCACAGGTTACACTAACGAGAGCAGCGAACCTAGTGAAATACTAGAATTCCTACCGTGACAATGTGGGCGTCCGCACATGCCCGATACGCATGGACGCCTACACCACGGTCGCCCAGGGGTTCGGCGTTGGGCGGCCAAAAACTAGGCAGGGGGCTCTGAGACCCCGACCGGCGCACCCTGTCCCCCAACCACCAGTTGCGACCCAGCTCGCTCTGGATTTTGGAAAAGGCAGCGAAGACAGGCGAGGGCCGATCGCCCCCAGGACAAGACAGTCTCTAAAAACAGGGAATTGCAAGTAAGCGAACCTTTGTGTAGCCCCGGCGCACCAGCTCGACTCCATGCAAGGAACAGCTGAGGCAGTCGACAGCATAATCGACTCCGACCCCAGCAGTCTTGCCGAAATAGCCGGAAGCGTGCCAAGGACGTTAATTAACGTACTACAGATTAACGCTGCAAGATCGCGAAGCGTTATGTACGAAATCGATGGTCTATTAACGGGTAATGGTGCGGATGTCTGCCTAACACAAGAACCAGCCCTCGGCCGCAAAGGCGTCTATCTATTCGACAGACGCCCGTACAGGGTGATAGCGAGCAGTGCAAAGCCTAAAGCAGCCATCGTTATCGTAAACCCCGCTGTTGGGATTCTGAGTTTGCAGCAGCTCAGTACTCCCCATATTGCAGTGGCCGTGCTTACAGTTGGTACATTCCGCTTAACGTTAATATCAGCGTACTTTCAATTTTCGGAACCAACTCAGATTCAGGCCGACGCTCTCGGATCCGTCCTGGATGCGATTAGCGGCGGGGTGCTTATCTGCGCGGACGTGAACGCACGGTCAACTGTTTGGCACGATCGTTTCACGGACGTCCGCGGTGAAATAGTCGTGGACCTCGTAAGTCGGAAAAACCTCACGGTTCACAACAAAGCCGGTTTCCCCCCGACGTTCAGAAACCGAGGGTCCGCGTGCCTGGACATCACCCTAGCTTCTAGCGGAGTCGCGGTGGAAGATTGGAACGCGGCTCACGACCTAACGTCGAGCGACCATGCGGTAATTTGTTTCCACGTAGTGCAGAACAGCGTGCGCCCGGCTGACAGTGCGGGTCGTTTTGTAAAATACGATTGGAGCAAGACGAAATGGTCCGAATTCCACAGGTTAACCTGGAGATCAATTCCCAGTCAAGACACTGAGTCGATTGGCTCACTCACAGGCCGAGATATTCCTTGTATTTTTGCGTCTGTGTTAGTGAGGCCCGTGAAGAGGACACGTTTTGGAACCGTGATCAGGTCAATGacgcatataaaaaaatatgcgggCGAAATTTCGGGGACGAAATTTGACGGTGACACGGATCTCACGGGGACACGGAATTTTCACGTGGACATGGGATGTTCACGGGGACACGGAATCTCACGAGGACATGCAATTTCACGGGGACACAAGATTTTACTGGGAAATGGAATTTCACGGGGACATGGATTATTTTTCGTCACGTTCTTCTGGGTTGACCATATTCCGGTCAGTAGGTTATCGGCCGAGATTCCCAAGCCCATAGCCAAATGTCTGGTGAAATCGTCAAAGTTGATGAAGGAATGTCGGGTACAAATTTTGGGAATTCACAGGTTGAAggaagatatttattttttctccacGCCGTCTCCGGCCTTGACTTTCCCCGGGCTGCCAACGTCGGAAAACAGAATATGAAAATACGATTTGACACCGGATACACGCGTACAACGACTATGTCggtgcgtagcggtacggcgTCCTCCGGGGAGACGAACCGCGATCAAGGGAGAGTCGCCGGATAGCCGGACGTCTCgaccgtgtaaaaaaaatttgtgcgtagcggtacggcgTCCTCCGGGGAGACGAACCGCGGTCAAGGGAGAGTCGCCGGGTCACTGGGAGTCGTCACCGTGGTCAGTGATATTTCTCAACAATCGATAACCGGATATCTGAAAACGGAATCCGGCGGACGAGGACCACCCGACGTCAACCCCGGAGACGGCGACGGGGAAAAATACTTTTCAACAGTTCAATCCTGAAATTCCCCGACCGTGTCCCCGTtagattttcgatatttttcagATGTCAACTTTGCGAGCTTTCATCCGACGGCTTTGGAACTTTCAAACCTGATAGCAAATCAAAAGTTAAAACGAAATGTACTGAGGTCGGAAATCGATTGGACGGATATTTAACGAGATATAGTGGTAGGAAATAGTTGAAAGTGAATTCGACTTCGGACGTGAGTACCGGGGAGCCGGTCGGCAAACCAGCCGGACACTTTGGATTTCACCGTGCATCGTTCCATCCTCCTTTTCCCCAAGACATTGTCACCGTCAGTCGACCATGCCCTTGATTGAACCCAACGATCCGAGGTTCCCGGACGGCGTGCCCCGGGAGTCGGTCATTCCCGAGATTGAACGCAACCACCAGTTGATTTTCGTAATCATTTTCCCTCCCGTGTCCCCGTCTATGGCCGTTCCCGAGATTGAAGTCCACCTGTTGATTCAAAATCTCTTATCGTGAGCTTGCCGCCGTGTCGTCGGTTTCCCCCGTGACGATGTCCTCGTCAGTAAGTCATCATTCGAAATTCCCGGCATTGATGTCAACCTGTTGATTCAAAACACTTCTTATCATCTTGTCGATTCACTAAATTCTTATCGCTCGTAATCCTGTGATATTTTACACGATAATTTCCGACGGGAGTCACAGAATCGATGACGGAATGTCGGGGACAAATTTTGGGAATTCGCAGGTTGAAGggagatatttattttttctccacGCCGTCTCCGGCCTTGACTTTCCCAGGGCTGCCAACGTcggaaaacataatttaaaaaaataacgatttggCACCGGATACACGTGCTCGCAAACGCGTATAACGACAAGTCGGTGCGTAGCAGTACGGCACCTCGCAGACCGTCCGGGGCGATCGACGACCGGCAAGTGAGAAGAGTTCGCGGACGGCCGTGGCTTCTCCAGATTTCGTGTACAGCGAATGACCTGGCGTCGAATCCGGTGGACGGGGACCGCCACATGTCAACCCCGAAGACGGCGCCTGCATGGAATACGTTTaaacggttaggttaggatattCGCATTCAACCTTCGAAATCCCCGACCTTGCCTCCCGACAGTCGGTCATCGATGTACGTCCGTCCGCTTGTCCGTCTGTGGATGCTGTTTTCCACACCACCCGAGGGGTACAGCACtaggtgtgttttttttatagtggtaTCCCCAGTAGGCCTAATCCACTAGGCTTGGCACTTTCTTCGCCTGGTCTTCACCGGAACCGCTTGATCACCCTTTTGATGATGTTGTCGGCgtcatatttcaaaaagtaatgtattttattacttttcgcCGCATCGATGACGGCTTGTCTACTTATATTCTATATTCGTATATTCTCCTCTCAAGACGTCGAACAGAATGTCGACCCTGGCTTCGGTTACTTCTCCGTTGAACCAGTCCCTCACTTTGGAGAGGAAGGCTTCGGATATGTTAGCCTTTGGATACGAAGCGAACGTCTCGGATTCTGTGAGTTTTTCCCGTATCTCGTCCAGGTCGTTAACGTTGGAGAAGGGCTCGAGCGGGAACAACGTGTCGAACCTGAAACACAAATCTCGTACAATACACAGTACGTACCGGTCAATTCGGGGGGGTTACTCACTCATCAAACACCTTGTCCTGAAACAACGCCGTGTGGTCGACGACGTCGATGTGCTCCTGCCTTCGGATGGCCTCGTCCGCGTCCGGCACGTGGTAATATTGCAGCACGGTGTCCGGGTCGTGCTGCAGGGCTTTCGCTACGCCGCTGCAAGTCGCGTTTTCGTGCCCCCTGGACTCGCTCTCAACCATTCTCCGGAAGACGCACGCCGAAAGCTGGCTCTTCGTTTCGTGCGGCTTATATATCTTGTTAATATCGTCATAAATTTTCACGATTCGTCCGCACGtgttgttgataaaaaattcgTTCATATTAGTTCGCACACGGCACCGGATGCGATAGTATCTGCGAACACGGACACGGTCAGGTCAGGTCGGGTCGGGGTTACAACTACTACAACTCACCTCTCCATCAGGGTGGCCAGATCGGCGCCGAGCACGATGAGCAACGGCTCCTTGTCGCCCGTCTTATGCTTCACGACGGTCACCACGATCTTGTCGCCTTCTGTCTTCTTGGCCAGCCACTCGCTGACGAGCATGTTGGTGGCGACCCCGCTGTGGTGTTTTGAAAACCACAGGACAAGTACCGCCAGGCCGCAGGTCGTTTTTCTCCACAAAGATCTCACCTGCAACGAAacgagaaatataaaataacggaACGCGGCGGTCGAGCGACCggtgtattaatattaagacTCGTGGCTCACCATTTTCTGCATCGCGGACCCTTTGACCGGGGCAATGTCGATTTCGCCGTCCGCGACTACGCTCTTTTCGAGTCGAGACAAGAAAACCGGCACGTCCGACTCCACCGTCTTTATGACTTTTCTCACGCCCGGGTAGTCGGGGAGCGCATCCGCCTCCGCGGTCTTTCGCTCGAACAACTCTTAGGGCTGTTTCTTCAGTTTGCTCTTGTAAAGCAATTGTATTTTCCCCAATAGCAGTTTCATAGAGCTGATCATTTTGGGGCACGGCATCAGGTCGAACGACCGTGGGAACGTCGGAT encodes the following:
- the LOC103310846 gene encoding uncharacterized protein LOC103310846 — encoded protein: MHAWTDSTTTLAWIKSSPHRWATFVANRTSQLQSLTPPSLWRYVPTGENPVDCASRGLYPTELMQHPMWWNGPAFLSKEDSTWPPCSTLSVPHSTNLEIRHTTLLLISATTIFDQLFLRISSLRKIIRIVAYCIRVVVREKQSTRNLSPTELAHALKVIILAVQQNAFADELTRLRDPKNKSISKLRALNPFIDERELIRVGGRLVHADIPYEQKHPILLPRSHRFTDLLIDDFHLQHKHPGATTLQSIIQQQYWIIASRQVIKSRLRLCIACYRLRPRSVQPVMGNLPKFRLQQIKPFVVTGVDYAGPIALKTSTTRRAIPCQAYICLFVCMTTKALHLELASDLSTEVFLMAMCRFISRRGPVEQIHSDCGTNFVGAANLFHTVDNFTRSTEYQTKCRDYLTERNISWHFNPPSVPHFGGLWEAGVKSVKTLLYRTLGLQRLKYEELATLLSRIEATLNSRPLGALSHDPRDFEALTPSHFLTLMPSTAIVEPNIDSVPLSRLQRWRLIKDLHTHFWKRWQRDYLQTLQRRSKWSLGQENITVDTLVLIREPTTSLSWKLGRITQLHPGLDGVVRVATVQTANGLLKRPTVKLCPLPIC